One genomic region from Trueperaceae bacterium encodes:
- a CDS encoding VOC family protein, with the protein MPVETRGVHHVSGISGRPQETIEFYFRVLGLRLVKRTVNYDDPRTYHLYFGDASGNPGSVLTYFPWPGAGPGHPGSGTAEATLRVPRGALPYWRQRLAAHGATTAERLGREVVAFADPDGTRLALVEGDEPPLEGPPPGADPASLLATTRYFPAAGIAPDHAVLCVDAVTYAAPDVAAAEELLTGILGLEVAARDDERVRLSPAGEGEAAPRALELVSSAGGGQGRLGRGSYHHVAFEVEDEAALEEGRRLVLGAGIPATKVRDRTYFRSVYFPGPGGATVELATRGPGFTVDEPLAELGLAFKLPSWLESERQAIRAQLPVTASPEYAHLFG; encoded by the coding sequence TTGCCAGTCGAAACGAGAGGCGTCCACCACGTCTCCGGCATCAGCGGCCGGCCACAGGAGACCATCGAGTTCTACTTCCGGGTCCTCGGCCTGCGCCTGGTGAAGCGCACCGTCAACTACGACGACCCGCGCACGTACCACCTCTACTTCGGCGACGCCTCCGGCAACCCCGGCAGCGTCCTCACGTACTTCCCCTGGCCCGGCGCGGGCCCCGGCCATCCCGGATCCGGCACGGCCGAGGCAACGCTGCGGGTGCCGCGCGGCGCCCTCCCCTACTGGCGCCAGCGCCTCGCCGCGCACGGGGCGACCACGGCGGAGCGACTGGGGCGCGAGGTCGTGGCCTTCGCCGACCCCGACGGCACGCGCCTGGCCCTCGTCGAGGGCGACGAGCCGCCGCTCGAGGGCCCGCCGCCCGGCGCCGACCCGGCCAGCCTCCTAGCGACCACCAGGTACTTCCCCGCCGCCGGCATCGCGCCGGATCACGCGGTCCTCTGCGTCGACGCCGTCACGTACGCCGCGCCCGACGTGGCCGCGGCAGAAGAGCTGCTGACGGGCATCCTGGGCCTCGAGGTCGCGGCCCGGGACGACGAGCGCGTGCGCCTCTCTCCGGCCGGCGAGGGCGAGGCGGCGCCGCGCGCGCTCGAGCTCGTGAGCTCGGCGGGCGGCGGGCAGGGCCGGCTCGGACGGGGCAGCTACCACCACGTGGCCTTCGAGGTCGAGGACGAGGCGGCGCTCGAGGAGGGCAGGCGTCTGGTGTTGGGCGCCGGGATCCCGGCGACGAAGGTGCGCGACAGGACCTACTTCAGGAGCGTCTACTTCCCGGGCCCCGGAGGGGCCACGGTCGAGCTCGCGACGCGAGGACCCGGCTTCACCGTCGACGAGCCGCTCGCCGAGCTGGGCCTGGCCTTCAAGCTGCCCTCGTGGCTCGAGTCGGAGAGGCAGGCGATCCGCGCCCAGCTCCCCGTGACGGCGAGCCCAGAGTACGCGCACCTCTTCGGATGA